In Myxococcus stipitatus, the following are encoded in one genomic region:
- a CDS encoding cytochrome c3 family protein, with product MALFPSGTDVVLRAVLGVLAGLPVVGTTVLMLLARSPLGTGAFETVPQPVEFDHRHHAGDDGIGCRYCHEDAWKGPFAGVPPTSRCMGCHAQIWNDSPLLAPVRESYFQDRPIAWNRVHRLPYYVFFNHSIHVHKGVGCVSCHGRVDQMALVEQVAPLTMGWCLECHRDPEPHLRPLEFIADMAWRPSGGARETGRRVREALRVSPRTECNTCHR from the coding sequence ATGGCGCTCTTCCCTTCAGGGACGGATGTGGTGCTGCGCGCCGTGCTCGGCGTGCTGGCCGGTCTGCCCGTGGTGGGAACGACGGTGCTGATGTTGCTGGCCCGCAGTCCCTTGGGGACGGGGGCCTTCGAGACGGTTCCGCAACCCGTGGAGTTCGACCACCGCCACCATGCGGGGGACGACGGCATCGGCTGCAGGTACTGCCACGAGGATGCGTGGAAGGGGCCCTTCGCGGGCGTTCCCCCGACCAGCCGCTGCATGGGCTGTCACGCGCAAATCTGGAATGACAGTCCGCTGCTCGCGCCCGTGCGTGAGAGCTACTTCCAGGACCGGCCCATCGCGTGGAACCGCGTCCACCGCCTGCCGTACTACGTCTTCTTCAATCACTCCATCCACGTCCACAAGGGCGTGGGGTGTGTGAGCTGTCATGGCCGCGTGGACCAGATGGCGCTCGTGGAGCAGGTCGCCCCGCTCACCATGGGTTGGTGCCTGGAGTGTCACCGCGACCCCGAGCCGCACCTGCGGCCCCTCGAGTTCATCGCGGACATGGCCTGGCGGCCTTCGGGCGGCGCGAGGGAGACGGGGCGCCGCGTGCGTGAGGCCCTGAGGGTCTCCCCCAGAACGGAGTGCAACACATGCCACCGCTGA
- a CDS encoding caspase family protein, which produces MRLFAHVCLLLALVPWAVAWAEGVTSREQGAPPRRVAVVVGANAAVLGRAALRYAHEDARRVMDVLLQVGEFAPDDVELLLDPAPEAILTALDERLEQLRAAPGQTLLVFYYSGHADQHSLYPGGTPLALAEVKKRIESASATVRLGIIDACRGGGWTQAKGLHADAEPFALKVPLDVQSTGSVLIASSSGLENAHETAALEGSFFTHHLVAGLRGAADVAGDGEVSLVEAFTYAKQFTIRDTALFADRLQHPSFDMNLRGREDLALTRVETGGTIVVLRQRQGPLEVVQASTGRSVLELAAGERQLKVALRPGRYLLIRKDASAPAVQEFSVRPDQSLLVDEEQLVPASFASIATKGAESWSPWPREAPPRVLMVHPLEIGFSVLYHLEYVTALDSSWSLAVEPMGWSDAGSQNLLGLGLDVGARYHLAGRAPVGAFVGARVGSQVARLYGAEMGSDQTFISLNVGLDAGFTMLFLNRMALSLGLKVDQSFATRRDMRDFFIVNRLEEYFEGRGPKQGLSVGYRVGVGIAF; this is translated from the coding sequence ATGAGGCTGTTCGCGCACGTGTGTCTGCTGCTCGCCCTGGTGCCGTGGGCGGTTGCCTGGGCCGAGGGGGTGACATCGCGCGAACAGGGTGCGCCTCCCCGACGGGTGGCGGTCGTGGTGGGGGCCAATGCCGCGGTCCTGGGCCGGGCCGCGCTGCGCTATGCGCACGAGGATGCGCGCCGGGTGATGGACGTGCTCCTCCAGGTGGGGGAGTTCGCGCCGGACGACGTCGAGCTGTTGTTGGACCCGGCCCCCGAGGCCATCCTCACGGCGCTGGACGAGCGGCTCGAACAGCTCCGGGCGGCTCCGGGGCAGACGCTGCTGGTGTTCTACTACTCGGGCCACGCGGACCAGCACTCGCTGTATCCAGGTGGGACGCCGCTGGCGCTCGCGGAGGTGAAGAAGCGAATCGAGAGTGCGTCGGCCACGGTGCGGCTCGGCATCATCGACGCGTGCCGGGGAGGCGGGTGGACCCAGGCCAAGGGGCTGCACGCGGACGCGGAGCCCTTCGCGCTCAAGGTGCCCCTGGACGTCCAGAGCACGGGCTCGGTGCTCATCGCCTCCAGCTCGGGCCTGGAGAACGCGCATGAGACAGCGGCGCTGGAGGGCTCGTTCTTCACCCACCATCTGGTCGCGGGGCTGCGGGGCGCGGCCGACGTCGCGGGGGATGGTGAGGTGTCCCTCGTCGAGGCGTTCACCTACGCCAAGCAGTTCACCATCCGCGACACGGCGCTGTTCGCCGACAGGCTTCAACATCCCAGCTTCGACATGAACCTGCGGGGGCGCGAGGACCTGGCGCTCACCCGCGTGGAGACGGGAGGCACCATCGTCGTGCTGCGCCAGCGGCAGGGGCCGTTGGAAGTGGTCCAGGCCTCGACGGGGCGGAGTGTCCTCGAGCTTGCCGCGGGTGAGCGGCAGCTGAAGGTCGCGCTGCGTCCCGGGCGATATCTCCTGATTCGCAAGGACGCGAGCGCGCCCGCCGTCCAGGAGTTCAGCGTGCGGCCGGACCAATCGCTCCTGGTGGACGAGGAGCAGCTGGTGCCCGCGAGCTTCGCCTCCATCGCGACCAAGGGCGCGGAGTCGTGGTCGCCGTGGCCTCGCGAGGCGCCCCCTCGGGTGCTGATGGTCCATCCGCTCGAGATTGGCTTCTCCGTGCTGTACCACTTGGAGTACGTCACGGCGCTCGATTCGTCATGGTCGCTCGCGGTGGAGCCCATGGGCTGGAGTGATGCGGGCAGCCAGAATCTCCTGGGACTGGGATTGGACGTGGGGGCGCGCTACCACCTGGCCGGGCGCGCGCCGGTGGGTGCCTTCGTGGGGGCGAGGGTGGGCAGTCAGGTCGCGCGGCTCTACGGGGCGGAGATGGGCAGCGACCAGACCTTCATCTCGCTGAACGTGGGGCTCGACGCGGGCTTCACGATGCTGTTCTTGAACAGGATGGCCCTCTCGCTGGGGTTGAAGGTGGACCAATCCTTCGCGACCCGGCGGGACATGCGGGACTTCTTCATCGTGAACCGCCTGGAAGAGTACTTCGAGGGGCGCGGGCCGAAGCAGGGGCTCTCCGTGGGCTACCGGGTGGGTGTGGGAATCGCCTTCTGA
- a CDS encoding RNA polymerase sigma factor — protein sequence MAADIQSAYRRYFPLIRDKCRRMLGDSDEAQDVAQETFIRLWQSGLVTKDAQRVTAWIYRTSTNLAVDKLRARRTQPLRVERLSLTSPVRERSAEALAEQRQELEAFARHLPTDALEAALMSRLDGMTQEEIAEVLQVSERTVRRLLQRLDDQVQQIRRMLGT from the coding sequence GTGGCCGCAGACATCCAGAGTGCCTACCGGCGCTACTTCCCCCTCATCCGCGACAAGTGTCGCCGGATGTTGGGGGACTCCGACGAGGCGCAGGACGTCGCGCAGGAGACCTTCATCCGGCTGTGGCAGTCGGGGCTGGTGACGAAGGATGCCCAACGGGTGACGGCGTGGATCTACCGGACGAGCACGAACCTGGCCGTGGACAAGCTGCGCGCGCGTCGCACCCAGCCTCTGCGGGTGGAGCGGCTGTCGCTCACCAGCCCCGTGCGCGAGCGCTCCGCGGAGGCGCTCGCGGAGCAGCGTCAGGAGCTCGAGGCCTTCGCCCGGCACCTCCCTACGGATGCGCTGGAGGCGGCCTTGATGAGCCGGTTGGATGGCATGACGCAGGAGGAGATCGCGGAGGTGCTCCAGGTGTCCGAACGCACGGTGCGGCGGCTCCTCCAGCGGCTCGATGACCAGGTGCAACAGATACGGAGGATGCTCGGCACATGA
- a CDS encoding TonB-dependent receptor domain-containing protein gives MSWPPPPPFFRRAALFLCLIAPSAQAQGVVPTAPQVIELDIQATDAGLRVSESAHASEDAGTSALIPPTLIADSPAHHPEGLEETTTTVPLELLVDEHGGVSEAHVIESSEPRFSEAALTAARGLRFAPARMNERPVAVRMRFTYYFQGRAQTPLRAWIHGNVRARGSRRPLLDATLLVSGQPTPLTPDANGDFELPLPAGTHTIEVRAPGHKPATFQETLADGQRLTVIYRLEPTRLNPYETVVRDERPRTEVTRITLHEQELREVPGTQGDPFRVVMLMPGVGGLASGLGHPVIRGGQPAATGFFIDGVRVPTLYHLFVGPAVVQPEFIDTLDFHPGAPPARYGRLLGGVVEGRVSRPREDRLHATASLDFINSSLLIEVPFPSTGTHVTLAGRVSYTGLLLSLATQVASARGAENIEAEFWDYQARIEQRVGEGKLRLLALGSSDTLAERAPTQTQFLPGDSIPLDPTDGMGIRSRFHRMDLRGTHPLAGGELELGVTAGIDELGFTWEMGPPRVPMGEYTLREHSLAGRLRWTRELGQTLHFTLGGDLELRRATVIAIGNGAPVGSTYFDEEDPLTRPRSDARMSSAFAELRWTPSSRWMVVPGVRVDSYHLLDEVTHTTLEPRLAVRHALTQTLVLKAGAGLFHQAPTVLVHMPVMDTSALRHGLQEGIQFDVGAEWKPHEAWEFNADVFYNPLRRSVEFDIQQALNRRRGGASGSSPTASGDAYGFELMARHPLGDNWFGWASYSFLQSRRRLRIDRYDDQNQRVASEEATVPFAFEQAHIFNAALSYKFDGGYTVGAVLHFNTGRPETGELTPQPMRAGLDDEGRPKWVRQDRDRVGRLPSFWRVDLRAAKAWALDDLTLELSLDLMNASLQQEVLFYEYTATQSAAGATPELRRNPRGFPVILPMLGLKGSY, from the coding sequence ATGTCCTGGCCTCCACCGCCACCCTTCTTCCGAAGGGCCGCCCTCTTCCTATGCCTCATCGCCCCCTCCGCGCAGGCCCAAGGCGTGGTGCCGACGGCCCCCCAGGTCATCGAGCTCGACATCCAGGCCACCGACGCGGGCCTGCGCGTCTCCGAGTCCGCCCATGCCTCCGAGGACGCGGGGACGTCCGCGCTCATCCCCCCCACCCTCATCGCCGACTCTCCGGCCCACCACCCCGAGGGACTCGAGGAGACGACCACCACCGTCCCGCTCGAGCTGTTGGTGGATGAGCACGGAGGCGTGAGCGAGGCCCACGTCATCGAGAGCAGCGAGCCTCGCTTCTCGGAGGCCGCGCTCACCGCCGCCCGGGGCCTGCGCTTCGCTCCCGCACGGATGAACGAGCGGCCCGTCGCGGTGCGCATGCGCTTCACCTACTACTTCCAGGGCCGCGCCCAGACGCCGCTCCGGGCCTGGATTCACGGCAACGTGCGAGCCCGAGGCTCCCGCCGGCCCCTGCTCGACGCCACCCTCCTCGTCTCGGGACAACCCACGCCGCTCACCCCGGACGCCAACGGAGACTTCGAGCTCCCGCTCCCCGCCGGCACCCACACGATTGAAGTGCGAGCCCCTGGCCACAAACCCGCCACGTTCCAGGAGACACTCGCCGACGGCCAACGGCTCACCGTCATCTACCGATTGGAGCCCACGCGGCTCAACCCGTACGAGACGGTGGTGAGGGATGAGCGTCCGCGCACCGAGGTGACGCGCATCACCCTGCATGAGCAGGAGCTTCGCGAGGTGCCCGGCACGCAGGGCGACCCGTTCCGGGTGGTGATGTTGATGCCGGGTGTGGGTGGCCTCGCGTCGGGCCTGGGGCACCCCGTCATCCGAGGAGGCCAGCCCGCCGCCACGGGGTTCTTCATCGACGGCGTGCGAGTCCCCACGCTCTACCACCTGTTCGTGGGTCCGGCCGTCGTGCAGCCCGAGTTCATCGACACGCTGGACTTCCATCCCGGAGCGCCCCCCGCGCGCTACGGGCGGCTGCTGGGCGGTGTCGTCGAAGGGCGCGTGTCCCGGCCGCGAGAGGACCGGCTCCACGCCACCGCCTCGCTGGACTTCATCAACAGCAGCCTCCTCATCGAGGTCCCTTTCCCCTCCACGGGCACCCACGTCACGCTGGCGGGGCGCGTGAGCTACACCGGCCTGCTGTTGTCGCTGGCCACCCAGGTCGCGTCCGCCCGGGGCGCCGAGAACATCGAGGCCGAGTTCTGGGACTACCAGGCGCGCATCGAGCAGCGGGTGGGCGAGGGGAAGCTGCGCCTGTTGGCCCTGGGCAGCTCCGACACGCTCGCCGAGCGGGCTCCGACGCAGACGCAGTTCCTCCCGGGAGACAGCATCCCCCTGGACCCGACCGACGGCATGGGCATCCGCTCGCGCTTCCACCGGATGGACCTGAGGGGAACCCACCCACTCGCGGGAGGTGAGCTGGAGCTGGGCGTCACCGCGGGCATCGACGAGCTGGGCTTCACCTGGGAGATGGGCCCACCGCGAGTCCCCATGGGCGAGTACACGCTGCGCGAGCACAGCCTCGCGGGACGCCTGCGCTGGACGCGCGAGCTGGGACAGACGCTCCACTTCACGTTGGGTGGCGACCTGGAGCTTCGCCGCGCCACCGTCATCGCGATAGGCAACGGAGCCCCCGTGGGCTCCACGTACTTCGACGAGGAGGACCCGCTCACCCGCCCTCGCTCGGACGCGCGCATGAGCTCGGCCTTCGCGGAGCTGCGGTGGACGCCCTCCTCGCGCTGGATGGTGGTCCCCGGCGTGCGTGTGGACTCGTATCACCTCCTCGACGAGGTCACCCATACGACGCTGGAGCCACGGCTGGCGGTGCGCCATGCCCTGACCCAGACGCTGGTGCTCAAGGCGGGCGCGGGCCTCTTCCACCAGGCGCCCACCGTGCTCGTGCACATGCCGGTGATGGACACCTCCGCGCTGCGCCATGGGCTCCAGGAAGGAATACAGTTCGACGTGGGCGCCGAGTGGAAGCCCCATGAAGCCTGGGAGTTCAACGCCGACGTCTTCTACAACCCGCTGCGCCGCTCGGTGGAGTTCGACATCCAGCAGGCCCTCAACCGCCGCCGGGGAGGCGCCTCGGGGAGTTCTCCCACCGCGAGCGGAGACGCGTATGGCTTCGAGCTGATGGCCCGGCATCCGTTGGGCGACAACTGGTTCGGCTGGGCCTCCTACAGCTTCCTGCAGAGCCGCCGTCGCCTGCGCATCGACCGGTACGACGACCAGAACCAACGCGTGGCGAGCGAGGAGGCCACGGTGCCCTTCGCCTTCGAGCAAGCGCACATCTTCAACGCGGCCCTCAGCTACAAGTTCGATGGCGGTTACACCGTGGGGGCCGTGCTGCACTTCAACACCGGGCGGCCCGAGACGGGCGAGCTCACGCCCCAGCCCATGCGCGCGGGCCTGGATGACGAGGGCCGGCCGAAGTGGGTGAGGCAGGACAGGGACCGGGTCGGAAGGCTCCCCTCGTTCTGGCGGGTGGACCTGCGCGCCGCCAAGGCGTGGGCCCTGGATGACCTCACCCTGGAGCTCTCGCTCGACCTGATGAACGCGTCACTCCAGCAGGAAGTCCTCTTCTACGAATACACCGCCACGCAGTCCGCGGCGGGAGCCACTCCGGAGCTGCGGCGCAACCCCCGCGGCTTCCCCGTCATCCTCCCCATGCTGGGGTTGAAAGGCAGCTACTGA
- a CDS encoding nuclear transport factor 2 family protein: MENPAAVVKAYFDAWSAKDEVKLRGTLAPGVRFEGVLASVEGVEACVQGLVHGMWKVSPHMTVLHRFVDGDEVLTWFEIRPFDKAPVQVANWSHVENGRITHIRVTFDPRSMLEKR; encoded by the coding sequence ATGGAGAATCCCGCGGCGGTGGTGAAGGCGTACTTCGATGCGTGGAGCGCGAAGGACGAGGTGAAGCTGCGCGGCACGCTCGCACCCGGCGTGCGCTTTGAAGGTGTCCTGGCGTCGGTGGAGGGAGTCGAGGCCTGTGTCCAGGGACTGGTCCACGGGATGTGGAAGGTGTCGCCCCACATGACGGTGCTGCACCGCTTCGTGGACGGCGACGAGGTGCTGACCTGGTTTGAAATCCGCCCCTTCGACAAGGCGCCGGTGCAGGTGGCGAACTGGAGCCATGTCGAGAACGGACGCATCACGCACATCCGCGTCACGTTCGATCCACGCTCCATGTTGGAGAAGCGCTGA
- a CDS encoding helix-turn-helix transcriptional regulator, whose translation MAKQLQVPFTSKLPHPVYFRTASLPSAASYPRHQHPWGEFVYAFSGVMELKLSGSHYLSPPQYGIWLPPDVEHRGMNRSEASHCSLYISRELCRGLPKGTCALAVSPLVKALLEHLRTHRVAHPRTSHERRLFRVLIDQLALAPQQGSYLPMSDDALLGPVLTALEKDPADSSSVASWAKKMHTTERTLERRCQQHLGLSLSDWRQRLRVVKALAMLEAGRSVEAIALDLGYSSASAFIAMFRRLTGTTPDKVRSEGFAGSGGAQT comes from the coding sequence ATGGCGAAGCAGCTGCAAGTTCCCTTCACCTCAAAGCTTCCACACCCCGTGTATTTCCGGACGGCGAGCCTGCCGTCGGCGGCGTCGTATCCCCGTCACCAGCATCCGTGGGGTGAGTTCGTCTACGCCTTCAGCGGGGTGATGGAGCTCAAGCTGTCGGGCAGCCACTACCTGTCGCCGCCCCAGTACGGCATCTGGCTTCCGCCCGACGTGGAGCACCGGGGAATGAACCGCTCCGAGGCCAGCCACTGCTCGCTCTACATCTCCCGGGAGCTGTGCCGCGGGTTGCCGAAGGGGACGTGTGCGCTGGCGGTGAGCCCGTTGGTCAAGGCGCTGCTCGAGCACCTGCGGACCCATCGCGTGGCTCATCCTCGGACGAGTCATGAGCGCCGGCTCTTCCGGGTGCTCATCGACCAGCTCGCGCTGGCCCCCCAGCAAGGGAGCTATCTGCCCATGTCGGACGATGCGCTGCTGGGCCCGGTGTTGACGGCATTGGAGAAGGACCCGGCGGACAGCAGCTCCGTGGCCTCGTGGGCGAAGAAGATGCACACCACGGAGCGCACGCTGGAGCGCCGCTGTCAGCAGCACCTGGGGTTGTCCTTGAGCGACTGGCGCCAGAGGTTGCGGGTCGTCAAGGCGCTGGCCATGTTGGAGGCGGGGCGCTCGGTGGAGGCCATCGCCCTGGACCTGGGCTACAGCAGCGCCTCGGCCTTCATCGCGATGTTCCGGAGGTTGACGGGCACCACGCCCGACAAGGTGCGCAGCGAGGGCTTCGCGGGCTCCGGCGGCGCACAAACCTGA
- a CDS encoding DMT family transporter, producing the protein MSSSRKPTDGFAFAMMFVLCATWGTQQVAIKLAAPHIPPLVQVALRSGISAVLVGLLCWIRGERFSWRDGTWRPGLLAGGLFAGEFLFVAEGLRHTHASHMAVFLYTAPVFSALGLHWFVPAERLRPTQWIGIGVAFTGIMVAFAGGWVQGGLSPAVLWGDALGVLAALAWGATIVVVRVSSLADARPTQTLLYQLVGAFALLFPVALFTGQVGQVTSTGVAWVNLLFQAVGVCFISYLAWFWLLRRYVASGLSVFSFMTPLFGVTAGVVVLNERADTFFAVGAVLVLSGILVVSASNFFKPGLPREPESANPSHSM; encoded by the coding sequence ATGAGCTCCTCCCGGAAACCCACCGATGGCTTCGCGTTCGCGATGATGTTCGTGCTGTGCGCGACGTGGGGCACGCAGCAGGTGGCCATCAAGCTGGCCGCGCCCCACATCCCTCCGCTCGTGCAGGTGGCCCTGCGCTCGGGCATCAGCGCGGTGCTCGTGGGGTTGCTGTGCTGGATACGGGGCGAGCGCTTCTCCTGGAGGGATGGCACCTGGCGTCCGGGCCTGCTGGCGGGCGGGCTCTTCGCCGGAGAGTTCCTCTTCGTGGCGGAGGGGCTTCGCCACACCCACGCGTCGCACATGGCGGTCTTCCTCTACACCGCGCCTGTCTTCTCCGCGTTGGGGCTGCACTGGTTCGTGCCCGCGGAGCGCTTGCGCCCCACCCAGTGGATAGGCATTGGCGTGGCGTTCACCGGAATCATGGTGGCTTTCGCGGGTGGCTGGGTCCAGGGCGGGCTGAGCCCGGCCGTGCTTTGGGGGGACGCCTTGGGTGTGCTCGCGGCGCTGGCCTGGGGCGCGACCATCGTGGTGGTGCGCGTCTCCTCGCTCGCGGACGCACGGCCAACCCAGACGCTGCTCTACCAACTGGTGGGAGCCTTCGCGCTGCTGTTCCCCGTCGCGCTCTTCACCGGGCAGGTGGGCCAGGTCACGTCGACGGGGGTGGCGTGGGTGAACCTGCTCTTCCAGGCCGTGGGAGTGTGCTTCATCAGCTACCTGGCCTGGTTCTGGTTGCTGCGCCGCTACGTGGCCTCCGGCCTGTCGGTGTTCTCGTTCATGACGCCCCTGTTCGGCGTCACCGCCGGAGTGGTGGTGCTGAACGAACGGGCGGACACCTTTTTCGCCGTGGGCGCCGTGCTGGTCCTGTCTGGGATTCTCGTCGTCAGCGCCTCGAACTTCTTCAAGCCCGGCCTCCCGCGCGAACCCGAGTCCGCCAATCCCTCCCACTCCATGTAA
- a CDS encoding fatty acyl-AMP ligase: protein MSLFDALEQHAAAQPDAVAYVFLDGEGGHRTLTFSQLSSRVRAIAARLQAAGARGERAILLYQPSLDFIEAILACFAAQVIAVPVVPLRNATELKRLAGILGDSQSSFLLTNSTVQAQIERILPQAAAMTPGMTWLSTDTIPDAEAKDFQRQVLEPSSLAFLQYTSGSTGTPKGVMVTHGNLIHNEQTVKEAFGHDHNTIFVGWLPLYHDMGLIGNVFQPLFLGIKAVLFAPTTFLSSPVTWLRAISDWRATTSGAPSFAYELCVNRVSAEDMKGLDLSSWKVAYNGAEPVKARVINAFVQKFASHGMREEAFYPCYGMAESTLFVSGGLHTAKTVQVPVDTEELARHALVRKDDSATVLVGCGTTYGGMEVRAVDPESRGVLPEGRIGELWIRGDSVAAGYWGRPELTETTFRARTADGDGPFLRTGDLGCWRDGELFITGRLKDLLIIRGRNHYPDDIENTVYYSHEALRVGGAAAFTVESAEGDEPRLVVVCEVHRNALPHLTAATQEALLTKARKAVSDLHGLRLAELVLIKPSTLPKTTSGKVRRSHCRDLYLAKKFDYAELATDAAAPGASEGAPPGRGKEVA, encoded by the coding sequence ATGTCTTTGTTTGATGCGCTTGAACAGCATGCGGCAGCGCAGCCGGACGCGGTTGCATATGTCTTCCTGGATGGGGAAGGGGGACATCGAACCCTGACGTTCTCGCAGCTGTCGAGCCGGGTGCGAGCCATTGCGGCCCGGCTGCAGGCGGCGGGGGCCCGGGGAGAGCGAGCGATTCTCCTCTACCAGCCCAGCCTGGACTTCATTGAAGCCATCCTGGCCTGCTTCGCGGCGCAGGTCATCGCCGTGCCCGTCGTGCCGCTGCGCAACGCCACGGAGCTGAAGCGGCTGGCGGGCATCCTGGGGGATTCCCAGAGCAGCTTCCTGCTCACCAACTCCACGGTCCAGGCTCAAATCGAGCGCATCCTCCCCCAGGCCGCGGCGATGACGCCGGGGATGACGTGGCTGAGCACGGACACGATTCCGGATGCCGAGGCGAAGGACTTCCAACGTCAGGTGTTGGAGCCGTCGAGCCTGGCGTTCCTCCAGTACACGTCGGGTTCCACGGGCACTCCCAAGGGAGTGATGGTCACCCACGGCAACCTCATCCACAACGAGCAGACGGTCAAAGAGGCCTTCGGCCATGACCACAACACCATCTTCGTGGGTTGGTTGCCGCTCTACCACGACATGGGGCTCATCGGTAACGTGTTCCAGCCGCTGTTCCTGGGCATCAAGGCCGTGCTCTTCGCGCCCACGACCTTCCTGTCCTCGCCGGTGACGTGGCTGCGCGCCATCTCCGATTGGCGGGCCACCACCAGCGGTGCTCCCAGCTTCGCGTATGAGCTGTGCGTCAACCGGGTGAGCGCCGAGGACATGAAGGGTTTGGATTTGTCCTCGTGGAAGGTGGCCTACAACGGCGCGGAGCCGGTGAAGGCGCGCGTCATCAACGCGTTCGTCCAGAAGTTCGCGTCCCATGGCATGCGCGAGGAGGCCTTCTATCCCTGTTACGGCATGGCGGAGTCCACGCTCTTCGTGAGCGGCGGGCTGCATACGGCCAAGACGGTGCAGGTCCCCGTGGACACGGAGGAGCTGGCCAGGCACGCCCTGGTCCGCAAGGACGACTCGGCCACGGTGCTGGTGGGCTGCGGGACGACCTACGGCGGCATGGAGGTCCGCGCGGTGGACCCCGAGTCGCGCGGGGTGCTCCCCGAGGGCCGCATCGGTGAGCTGTGGATTCGAGGCGACTCGGTGGCCGCGGGCTATTGGGGGCGGCCGGAGCTCACGGAGACGACGTTCCGGGCGCGCACCGCGGACGGTGACGGGCCCTTCCTGCGCACCGGCGACCTGGGCTGCTGGCGGGACGGAGAGCTGTTCATCACCGGGCGACTCAAGGACCTGCTCATCATCCGGGGCCGCAACCACTATCCGGACGACATCGAGAACACCGTCTACTACAGCCACGAGGCGCTGAGGGTGGGTGGCGCGGCGGCCTTCACCGTGGAGAGCGCCGAGGGCGATGAGCCCCGGCTCGTCGTGGTTTGCGAGGTCCACCGCAACGCCCTGCCCCATCTCACCGCGGCGACGCAGGAGGCCCTCCTCACGAAGGCGCGCAAGGCCGTGTCGGACCTGCACGGACTGCGTCTGGCGGAGCTTGTCCTCATCAAGCCATCGACCTTGCCCAAGACGACCAGCGGCAAGGTGCGGCGCAGCCACTGCCGGGATTTGTACCTGGCCAAGAAGTTCGACTACGCCGAGCTGGCGACTGACGCGGCGGCCCCTGGCGCCTCCGAGGGAGCGCCTCCAGGTCGTGGCAAGGAGGTCGCATGA